Proteins from a single region of Echeneis naucrates chromosome 14, fEcheNa1.1, whole genome shotgun sequence:
- the ccdc61 gene encoding centrosomal protein CCDC61 isoform X2 codes for MEKGSEVMEDIVFRGVEFSVKIEGDNRSLMVEISDSVTADQWKGEFDPAYIEDLTRKTGNFKQFPIFCSMLESAVRKTSDSVTLDLLTYADLELLRNRKAGVVSRPRGHQQSSVLTAKRYLILIYTVEFDRIHYPLPLPYVGKPDPAALQKEIRTLRAELSAVTSHGVDKSAELEIQRLRAELTLVKDEKEAMAKVLERLQMTASGSIPGREDWRVRDVVRTLEDQLVKERAKSQRSASKRCQEQRLLMEQLEELRASECALRVRVKSLTSELALLRRGRVTPVSSHISSRGDREIYRSLSRERRSGYGTVRARSGSRERIQDRVQRSDERGRRADSSGPRARIPRTSPSPNGSRGPRFDPTAYIQDRQRRQKEAELKKQRKMRRDMLTSPIVPERGRSRSREAYPQMARSGSRGRSLSVERRGSRNSSESSLVDMDEMAKTLFRGRKQTYNGPTVMSDMVIKSRGGLLTRKPMCSTPTKRIKDKESSMDTGTELSEIDARLQALQEYMRDLDTGH; via the exons ATGGAGAAGGGCTCTGAGGTGATGGAGGATATTGTATTTCGAGGGGTGGAGTTTTCAGTGAAGATAGAAGGGGACAACCGTTCACTGATGGTCGAAATCTCAGACTCAGTGACAGCTGATCAGTGGAAGGGAGAATTTGATCCAGCAT ACATCGAGGACCTAACTCGTAAAACTGGGAACTTCAAGCAGTTTCCCATTTTCTGCAGCATGTTGGAATCTGCTGTCAGAAAG acaaGTGATTCTGTTACACTTGACCTGTTGACCTACGCTGACCTGGAGCTGCTGCGTAACAGAAAAGCAGGAGTGGTTAGTCGTCCTCGTGGCCATCAGCAGTCATCTGTTCTCACTGCGAAGAGATATCTAATCCTCATATACACTGTGGAGTTTGACAG GATACACTACCCTTTACCCCTGCCATATGTGGGAAAGCCTGACCCAGCTGCCCTGCAGAAGGAAATCAGAACCCTCAGGGCTGAGCTGAGTGCAGTCACCTCTCATGGGGTTGATAAATCTGCAGAACTAGAAATACAGCGGCTGCGAGCAGA GCTGACTTTAGTCAAGGATGAGAAGGAGGCCATGGCTAAAGTTCTGGAGCGACTACAGATGACTGCAAGTGGTTCCATACCTGGACGGGAGGACTGGAGGGTCAGAGATGTAGTTAGGACACTGGAAGACCAGCTGGTCAAGGAGAGAGCCAAAAGCCAACGTTCAGCAAGCAAGAGATGCCAGGAACAGCGTCTCCTAATGGAACAG TTGGAAGAGCTGAGAGCCTCAGAGTGTGCTTTACGTGTTCGTGTCAAGAGTCTCACCAGTGAACTGGCGTTACTACGGAGAGG CAGAGTGACTCCTGTGTCCAGTCACATCAGCTCTCGAGGTGATAGGGAGATCTATCGCTCTCTCTCCCGTGAGAGGAGATCGGGGTACGGGACAGTCAGGGCTCGCTCCGGGTCCAGAGAACGAATACAGGACAGAGTACAAAGGTcagatgaaagaggaagaagagctgACTCCTCTGGGCCTCGTGCTCGTATACCAAGGACATCACCATCTCCCAAtg GATCACGGGGCCCACGCTTTGATCCTACTGCATACATCCAGGACAGGCAGCGCCGACAGAAAGAAGCAGAACTCAAAAA GCAGAGGAAGATGCGGAGGGATATGCTGACGTCGCCCATTGTCCCTGAGAGGGGGCGTTCACGTTCCAGAGAGGCCTATCCTCAGATGGCCCGGTCTGGCAGCAGAGGCAGGAGTTTATCTGTGGAGCGGAGGGGGAGCAGGAACTCCTCTGAAAGCTCGTTAGTTGACATGGATGAAATGGCCAAAACTCTGTTCAG aggaagaaaacagactTACAATGGGCCGACTGTGATGAGTGACATGGTTATCAAG TCAAGAGGAGGCCTGTTAACCAGGAAGCCTATGTGTAGTACTCCAACAAAGAGAATTAAAGACAAAG AGAGCTCCATGGATACGGGTACTGAGCTGTCAGAGATTGATGCCAGACTGCAGGCACTTCAGGAATACATGAGAGACCTAGATACAGGACACTAG
- the ccdc61 gene encoding centrosomal protein CCDC61 isoform X1 — MEKGSEVMEDIVFRGVEFSVKIEGDNRSLMVEISDSVTADQWKGEFDPAYIEDLTRKTGNFKQFPIFCSMLESAVRKTSDSVTLDLLTYADLELLRNRKAGVVSRPRGHQQSSVLTAKRYLILIYTVEFDRIHYPLPLPYVGKPDPAALQKEIRTLRAELSAVTSHGVDKSAELEIQRLRAELTLVKDEKEAMAKVLERLQMTASGSIPGREDWRVRDVVRTLEDQLVKERAKSQRSASKRCQEQRLLMEQLEELRASECALRVRVKSLTSELALLRRGLDTLSVRVTPVSSHISSRGDREIYRSLSRERRSGYGTVRARSGSRERIQDRVQRSDERGRRADSSGPRARIPRTSPSPNGSRGPRFDPTAYIQDRQRRQKEAELKKQRKMRRDMLTSPIVPERGRSRSREAYPQMARSGSRGRSLSVERRGSRNSSESSLVDMDEMAKTLFRGRKQTYNGPTVMSDMVIKSRGGLLTRKPMCSTPTKRIKDKESSMDTGTELSEIDARLQALQEYMRDLDTGH; from the exons ATGGAGAAGGGCTCTGAGGTGATGGAGGATATTGTATTTCGAGGGGTGGAGTTTTCAGTGAAGATAGAAGGGGACAACCGTTCACTGATGGTCGAAATCTCAGACTCAGTGACAGCTGATCAGTGGAAGGGAGAATTTGATCCAGCAT ACATCGAGGACCTAACTCGTAAAACTGGGAACTTCAAGCAGTTTCCCATTTTCTGCAGCATGTTGGAATCTGCTGTCAGAAAG acaaGTGATTCTGTTACACTTGACCTGTTGACCTACGCTGACCTGGAGCTGCTGCGTAACAGAAAAGCAGGAGTGGTTAGTCGTCCTCGTGGCCATCAGCAGTCATCTGTTCTCACTGCGAAGAGATATCTAATCCTCATATACACTGTGGAGTTTGACAG GATACACTACCCTTTACCCCTGCCATATGTGGGAAAGCCTGACCCAGCTGCCCTGCAGAAGGAAATCAGAACCCTCAGGGCTGAGCTGAGTGCAGTCACCTCTCATGGGGTTGATAAATCTGCAGAACTAGAAATACAGCGGCTGCGAGCAGA GCTGACTTTAGTCAAGGATGAGAAGGAGGCCATGGCTAAAGTTCTGGAGCGACTACAGATGACTGCAAGTGGTTCCATACCTGGACGGGAGGACTGGAGGGTCAGAGATGTAGTTAGGACACTGGAAGACCAGCTGGTCAAGGAGAGAGCCAAAAGCCAACGTTCAGCAAGCAAGAGATGCCAGGAACAGCGTCTCCTAATGGAACAG TTGGAAGAGCTGAGAGCCTCAGAGTGTGCTTTACGTGTTCGTGTCAAGAGTCTCACCAGTGAACTGGCGTTACTACGGAGAGGGTTAGACACTCTAAGCgt CAGAGTGACTCCTGTGTCCAGTCACATCAGCTCTCGAGGTGATAGGGAGATCTATCGCTCTCTCTCCCGTGAGAGGAGATCGGGGTACGGGACAGTCAGGGCTCGCTCCGGGTCCAGAGAACGAATACAGGACAGAGTACAAAGGTcagatgaaagaggaagaagagctgACTCCTCTGGGCCTCGTGCTCGTATACCAAGGACATCACCATCTCCCAAtg GATCACGGGGCCCACGCTTTGATCCTACTGCATACATCCAGGACAGGCAGCGCCGACAGAAAGAAGCAGAACTCAAAAA GCAGAGGAAGATGCGGAGGGATATGCTGACGTCGCCCATTGTCCCTGAGAGGGGGCGTTCACGTTCCAGAGAGGCCTATCCTCAGATGGCCCGGTCTGGCAGCAGAGGCAGGAGTTTATCTGTGGAGCGGAGGGGGAGCAGGAACTCCTCTGAAAGCTCGTTAGTTGACATGGATGAAATGGCCAAAACTCTGTTCAG aggaagaaaacagactTACAATGGGCCGACTGTGATGAGTGACATGGTTATCAAG TCAAGAGGAGGCCTGTTAACCAGGAAGCCTATGTGTAGTACTCCAACAAAGAGAATTAAAGACAAAG AGAGCTCCATGGATACGGGTACTGAGCTGTCAGAGATTGATGCCAGACTGCAGGCACTTCAGGAATACATGAGAGACCTAGATACAGGACACTAG
- the ccdc61 gene encoding centrosomal protein CCDC61 isoform X4, whose protein sequence is MEKGSEVMEDIVFRGVEFSVKIEGDNRSLMVEISDSVTADQWKGEFDPAYIEDLTRKTGNFKQFPIFCSMLESAVRKTSDSVTLDLLTYADLELLRNRKAGVVSRPRGHQQSSVLTAKRYLILIYTVEFDRIHYPLPLPYVGKPDPAALQKEIRTLRAELSAVTSHGVDKSAELEIQRLRAELTLVKDEKEAMAKVLERLQMTASGSIPGREDWRVRDVVRTLEDQLVKERAKSQRSASKRCQEQRLLMEQLEELRASECALRVRVKSLTSELALLRRGLDTLSVRVTPVSSHISSRGDREIYRSLSRERRSGYGTVRARSGSRERIQDRVQRSDERGRRADSSGPRARIPRTSPSPNGSRGPRFDPTAYIQDRQRRQKEAELKKQRKMRRDMLTSPIVPERGRSRSREAYPQMARSGSRGRSLSVERRGSRNSSESSLVDMDEMAKTLFRGRKQTYNGPTVMSDMSRGGLLTRKPMCSTPTKRIKDKESSMDTGTELSEIDARLQALQEYMRDLDTGH, encoded by the exons ATGGAGAAGGGCTCTGAGGTGATGGAGGATATTGTATTTCGAGGGGTGGAGTTTTCAGTGAAGATAGAAGGGGACAACCGTTCACTGATGGTCGAAATCTCAGACTCAGTGACAGCTGATCAGTGGAAGGGAGAATTTGATCCAGCAT ACATCGAGGACCTAACTCGTAAAACTGGGAACTTCAAGCAGTTTCCCATTTTCTGCAGCATGTTGGAATCTGCTGTCAGAAAG acaaGTGATTCTGTTACACTTGACCTGTTGACCTACGCTGACCTGGAGCTGCTGCGTAACAGAAAAGCAGGAGTGGTTAGTCGTCCTCGTGGCCATCAGCAGTCATCTGTTCTCACTGCGAAGAGATATCTAATCCTCATATACACTGTGGAGTTTGACAG GATACACTACCCTTTACCCCTGCCATATGTGGGAAAGCCTGACCCAGCTGCCCTGCAGAAGGAAATCAGAACCCTCAGGGCTGAGCTGAGTGCAGTCACCTCTCATGGGGTTGATAAATCTGCAGAACTAGAAATACAGCGGCTGCGAGCAGA GCTGACTTTAGTCAAGGATGAGAAGGAGGCCATGGCTAAAGTTCTGGAGCGACTACAGATGACTGCAAGTGGTTCCATACCTGGACGGGAGGACTGGAGGGTCAGAGATGTAGTTAGGACACTGGAAGACCAGCTGGTCAAGGAGAGAGCCAAAAGCCAACGTTCAGCAAGCAAGAGATGCCAGGAACAGCGTCTCCTAATGGAACAG TTGGAAGAGCTGAGAGCCTCAGAGTGTGCTTTACGTGTTCGTGTCAAGAGTCTCACCAGTGAACTGGCGTTACTACGGAGAGGGTTAGACACTCTAAGCgt CAGAGTGACTCCTGTGTCCAGTCACATCAGCTCTCGAGGTGATAGGGAGATCTATCGCTCTCTCTCCCGTGAGAGGAGATCGGGGTACGGGACAGTCAGGGCTCGCTCCGGGTCCAGAGAACGAATACAGGACAGAGTACAAAGGTcagatgaaagaggaagaagagctgACTCCTCTGGGCCTCGTGCTCGTATACCAAGGACATCACCATCTCCCAAtg GATCACGGGGCCCACGCTTTGATCCTACTGCATACATCCAGGACAGGCAGCGCCGACAGAAAGAAGCAGAACTCAAAAA GCAGAGGAAGATGCGGAGGGATATGCTGACGTCGCCCATTGTCCCTGAGAGGGGGCGTTCACGTTCCAGAGAGGCCTATCCTCAGATGGCCCGGTCTGGCAGCAGAGGCAGGAGTTTATCTGTGGAGCGGAGGGGGAGCAGGAACTCCTCTGAAAGCTCGTTAGTTGACATGGATGAAATGGCCAAAACTCTGTTCAG aggaagaaaacagactTACAATGGGCCGACTGTGATGAGTGACATG TCAAGAGGAGGCCTGTTAACCAGGAAGCCTATGTGTAGTACTCCAACAAAGAGAATTAAAGACAAAG AGAGCTCCATGGATACGGGTACTGAGCTGTCAGAGATTGATGCCAGACTGCAGGCACTTCAGGAATACATGAGAGACCTAGATACAGGACACTAG
- the ccdc61 gene encoding centrosomal protein CCDC61 isoform X3, translating to MEKGSEVMEDIVFRGVEFSVKIEGDNRSLMVEISDSVTADQWKGEFDPAYIEDLTRKTGNFKQFPIFCSMLESAVRKTSDSVTLDLLTYADLELLRNRKAGVVSRPRGHQQSSVLTAKRYLILIYTVEFDRIHYPLPLPYVGKPDPAALQKEIRTLRAELSAVTSHGVDKSAELEIQRLRAELTLVKDEKEAMAKVLERLQMTASGSIPGREDWRVRDVVRTLEDQLVKERAKSQRSASKRCQEQRLLMEQLEELRASECALRVRVKSLTSELALLRRGVTPVSSHISSRGDREIYRSLSRERRSGYGTVRARSGSRERIQDRVQRSDERGRRADSSGPRARIPRTSPSPNGSRGPRFDPTAYIQDRQRRQKEAELKKQRKMRRDMLTSPIVPERGRSRSREAYPQMARSGSRGRSLSVERRGSRNSSESSLVDMDEMAKTLFRGRKQTYNGPTVMSDMVIKSRGGLLTRKPMCSTPTKRIKDKESSMDTGTELSEIDARLQALQEYMRDLDTGH from the exons ATGGAGAAGGGCTCTGAGGTGATGGAGGATATTGTATTTCGAGGGGTGGAGTTTTCAGTGAAGATAGAAGGGGACAACCGTTCACTGATGGTCGAAATCTCAGACTCAGTGACAGCTGATCAGTGGAAGGGAGAATTTGATCCAGCAT ACATCGAGGACCTAACTCGTAAAACTGGGAACTTCAAGCAGTTTCCCATTTTCTGCAGCATGTTGGAATCTGCTGTCAGAAAG acaaGTGATTCTGTTACACTTGACCTGTTGACCTACGCTGACCTGGAGCTGCTGCGTAACAGAAAAGCAGGAGTGGTTAGTCGTCCTCGTGGCCATCAGCAGTCATCTGTTCTCACTGCGAAGAGATATCTAATCCTCATATACACTGTGGAGTTTGACAG GATACACTACCCTTTACCCCTGCCATATGTGGGAAAGCCTGACCCAGCTGCCCTGCAGAAGGAAATCAGAACCCTCAGGGCTGAGCTGAGTGCAGTCACCTCTCATGGGGTTGATAAATCTGCAGAACTAGAAATACAGCGGCTGCGAGCAGA GCTGACTTTAGTCAAGGATGAGAAGGAGGCCATGGCTAAAGTTCTGGAGCGACTACAGATGACTGCAAGTGGTTCCATACCTGGACGGGAGGACTGGAGGGTCAGAGATGTAGTTAGGACACTGGAAGACCAGCTGGTCAAGGAGAGAGCCAAAAGCCAACGTTCAGCAAGCAAGAGATGCCAGGAACAGCGTCTCCTAATGGAACAG TTGGAAGAGCTGAGAGCCTCAGAGTGTGCTTTACGTGTTCGTGTCAAGAGTCTCACCAGTGAACTGGCGTTACTACGGAGAGG AGTGACTCCTGTGTCCAGTCACATCAGCTCTCGAGGTGATAGGGAGATCTATCGCTCTCTCTCCCGTGAGAGGAGATCGGGGTACGGGACAGTCAGGGCTCGCTCCGGGTCCAGAGAACGAATACAGGACAGAGTACAAAGGTcagatgaaagaggaagaagagctgACTCCTCTGGGCCTCGTGCTCGTATACCAAGGACATCACCATCTCCCAAtg GATCACGGGGCCCACGCTTTGATCCTACTGCATACATCCAGGACAGGCAGCGCCGACAGAAAGAAGCAGAACTCAAAAA GCAGAGGAAGATGCGGAGGGATATGCTGACGTCGCCCATTGTCCCTGAGAGGGGGCGTTCACGTTCCAGAGAGGCCTATCCTCAGATGGCCCGGTCTGGCAGCAGAGGCAGGAGTTTATCTGTGGAGCGGAGGGGGAGCAGGAACTCCTCTGAAAGCTCGTTAGTTGACATGGATGAAATGGCCAAAACTCTGTTCAG aggaagaaaacagactTACAATGGGCCGACTGTGATGAGTGACATGGTTATCAAG TCAAGAGGAGGCCTGTTAACCAGGAAGCCTATGTGTAGTACTCCAACAAAGAGAATTAAAGACAAAG AGAGCTCCATGGATACGGGTACTGAGCTGTCAGAGATTGATGCCAGACTGCAGGCACTTCAGGAATACATGAGAGACCTAGATACAGGACACTAG